In Paracoccus fistulariae, a single window of DNA contains:
- a CDS encoding HAD-IA family hydrolase, whose protein sequence is MKLVVFDVDGTLIDSQHHIHAAMSSAFSCAGLEPLPKDSVLQVVGLSLPEAVAVLAPDATPEVQTRILLGYRQAFLAARMLDAAPLYPGARECLDRLAQQDDLLLAVATGKARRGLDAMIEEHRLQGRFVSLQTADHHPSKPHPAMLQAALDEAGVTAGDAVMIGDTSFDIEMAQAAGVTGFGVNWGYHSADQLRAAGAALVAPDFPALTTAIEEWAVT, encoded by the coding sequence ATGAAACTGGTCGTCTTTGATGTCGATGGCACGCTGATCGACAGTCAGCACCATATCCACGCCGCCATGTCCTCTGCCTTCAGCTGCGCCGGGCTTGAGCCCTTGCCAAAGGACAGCGTCTTGCAGGTCGTGGGCCTGTCTCTTCCCGAAGCCGTCGCCGTTCTGGCGCCCGACGCGACACCCGAGGTTCAGACACGGATCCTGCTTGGCTATCGGCAGGCCTTTCTGGCGGCGCGCATGCTGGACGCCGCGCCTCTTTATCCGGGTGCGCGCGAGTGTCTGGACCGTCTGGCGCAGCAGGATGATCTGCTGCTGGCGGTGGCGACGGGCAAGGCGCGTCGCGGACTGGATGCCATGATCGAGGAACATCGCCTGCAAGGCCGTTTCGTCAGCCTGCAAACCGCCGACCACCACCCCTCGAAACCGCATCCGGCGATGCTGCAGGCGGCGCTGGACGAGGCTGGCGTCACCGCCGGCGATGCGGTGATGATCGGCGATACCAGCTTTGACATCGAGATGGCGCAGGCAGCGGGCGTGACGGGTTTTGGCGTCAACTGGGGCTATCACAGCGCCGATCAGCTTCGCGCCGCCGGGGCCGCGCTGGTTGCCCCGGATTTTCCCGCATTGACCACCGCAATCGAAGAATGGGCCGTGACATGA
- a CDS encoding ATP12 family chaperone protein produces MTEWKARRFWKKADIRPVGDGWEVVLDDKPVRTPGKLPLILPTEALAHAIAEEWDAQGDIIDPNAMPLTRAANSAIEKVAPQFDEVAAMLGEYGATDLLSYRAEGPDDLVRQQAQGWDPLIDWAATELKAPLRITHGVVPVDQDPATLARLRDEIRALDHFGLTALHDLVTLPGSLVLGLAVIRGRLTPEQAFTLSRIDEDYQRSMWGEDDEAREAAENRRAAIAQAERFWTLSRPV; encoded by the coding sequence ATGACCGAATGGAAAGCGCGTCGCTTCTGGAAAAAGGCCGATATCCGTCCCGTTGGCGACGGGTGGGAGGTCGTTCTGGACGACAAGCCCGTGCGCACGCCGGGCAAGCTGCCCTTGATCCTGCCGACCGAGGCGCTGGCACATGCGATTGCCGAGGAATGGGACGCGCAGGGCGATATCATCGACCCGAATGCGATGCCGCTGACGCGCGCCGCGAATTCCGCCATCGAAAAGGTCGCGCCGCAATTCGATGAGGTGGCGGCGATGCTGGGCGAATATGGCGCCACCGACCTGCTGTCCTATCGTGCCGAGGGGCCGGATGATCTGGTCCGCCAGCAGGCGCAGGGCTGGGATCCGCTGATCGACTGGGCCGCGACCGAATTGAAAGCGCCGCTGAGAATTACGCATGGCGTTGTGCCGGTCGATCAGGATCCCGCCACGCTGGCGCGCCTGCGCGACGAGATCCGGGCGCTGGATCATTTCGGCCTGACCGCCCTGCACGATCTTGTGACGCTGCCCGGATCGCTGGTTCTGGGGCTTGCGGTCATCCGTGGCCGCTTGACGCCAGAACAGGCCTTCACGCTGTCCCGCATCGACGAGGATTACCAGAGAAGCATGTGGGGCGAGGATGACGAAGCCCGCGAGGCGGCTGAAAACCGCCGCGCGGCAATCGCGCAGGCGGAACGCTTCTGGACCCTGTCGCGGCCTGTCTAA
- a CDS encoding amino acid ABC transporter substrate-binding protein yields the protein MKKTIFLGTVAAATLTAGMGMADTLADVKARGELNCGVNTGLVGFAAPDANGNWTGFDIDVCKAVAAAVLGDPSKVKYVPTTGQTRFTALASGEVDVLARNSTWTFSRDTDLKLDFAGVNYYDGQGFMVSKDLGVTSAKELDGATVCIQTGTTTELNLADYFKANNMTYTPVNIDSNAEGEQQYMAGACDAYTTDASGLAATRAAFADPENHIILPEIISKEPLGPAVRHGDNNWGDIVRWTLYALIAAEEYGVTSKNIEELSKSSQNPEVQRLLGTSDDLGAMIGLDAEWAKRAILASGNYGEIFAANIGEQTPIGLARGLNAQWTQGGLMYAMPFR from the coding sequence ATGAAAAAAACAATCTTTCTTGGCACTGTCGCCGCCGCGACTCTGACGGCGGGCATGGGCATGGCCGACACGTTGGCGGATGTGAAAGCGCGTGGTGAGTTGAACTGCGGCGTGAATACCGGCCTCGTCGGTTTCGCGGCCCCGGATGCCAACGGAAACTGGACCGGTTTCGATATCGACGTGTGCAAGGCCGTCGCCGCTGCCGTGCTGGGCGACCCGTCCAAGGTCAAATATGTGCCGACCACGGGTCAGACCCGCTTCACGGCGCTGGCCTCGGGCGAGGTTGACGTGCTGGCGCGGAACTCGACCTGGACCTTCTCGCGCGATACCGACCTGAAACTGGATTTCGCGGGCGTCAACTATTACGACGGTCAGGGCTTCATGGTCAGCAAGGATCTGGGCGTGACCTCGGCCAAGGAACTGGACGGGGCAACGGTCTGCATCCAGACCGGCACCACGACCGAACTGAACCTGGCCGATTATTTCAAGGCCAACAACATGACCTACACCCCGGTCAATATCGACAGCAATGCCGAGGGTGAGCAGCAATATATGGCCGGTGCCTGTGACGCCTATACCACCGATGCGTCGGGGCTGGCGGCGACCCGTGCTGCCTTCGCGGATCCCGAAAACCATATCATCCTGCCCGAGATCATCTCGAAAGAGCCGCTTGGCCCGGCTGTGCGCCATGGCGACAACAACTGGGGCGATATCGTGCGCTGGACGCTTTATGCGCTGATCGCGGCCGAGGAATATGGCGTGACCTCGAAGAATATCGAGGAACTGTCGAAATCCTCGCAAAACCCCGAGGTTCAGCGCCTTCTGGGCACCTCGGATGATCTGGGTGCGATGATTGGTCTGGATGCGGAATGGGCCAAGCGCGCCATTCTGGCCAGCGGCAATTATGGCGAAATCTTTGCCGCCAATATCGGCGAGCAGACCCCGATTGGTCTGGCCCGCGGCCTGAACGCCCAGTGGACGCAGGGCGGTCTGATGTATGCGATGCCGTTCCGGTAA
- a CDS encoding amino acid ABC transporter permease, with amino-acid sequence MADTAIPAKEPFRLSMLIYDRRYRSLTFQVIVFILVMAFGWWLVSNTVRNLEVLGKDFKFDFLSQRAGYDIPQPPIPYTADDTHLRAAVVGVLNTLIITVLGCVAATVLGVIVGVARLSNNWLFARLMTVYVEAFRNVPLLLWILVVFSVFREILPPPNAFRGEDPAASMILFDNVALTNRYTAIPTLGMTNDPGSLDLGWRVTISWAAIAFIVVLIGGWLVHKAIVKWAQATQDQTGQRPTTWWMSLIVMVLPSLLLIWYFGLHMIPPELKGFNFTGGLNISNALVALWLALTLYTAAFIAEIVRAGILAISKGQSEAAFALGISPRRTMNLVILPQALRVIVPPLISQYLNLMKNSSLAIAVGFMELKGTLGGTTLNQTGRELESILLMMGIYLILSLIISSGMNLFNARVKLKER; translated from the coding sequence ATGGCAGATACCGCGATACCGGCCAAAGAGCCGTTCCGTTTGAGTATGCTGATTTATGATCGGCGTTACCGCTCGCTGACCTTTCAGGTCATCGTGTTCATTCTTGTCATGGCCTTCGGCTGGTGGCTGGTCAGCAACACGGTCAGAAATCTTGAAGTTCTGGGCAAGGATTTCAAATTCGACTTTCTGTCGCAGCGCGCGGGCTATGATATTCCGCAGCCGCCCATTCCCTATACGGCCGACGATACGCATTTGCGTGCCGCCGTCGTGGGGGTGCTGAACACGCTGATCATCACCGTGCTGGGCTGCGTCGCGGCCACCGTGCTGGGGGTGATCGTGGGGGTTGCGCGGCTGTCCAACAACTGGCTGTTCGCGCGGCTGATGACCGTCTATGTCGAGGCCTTCCGCAATGTGCCGCTGCTGCTGTGGATCCTTGTGGTCTTTTCGGTCTTTCGCGAGATTCTGCCCCCGCCGAACGCCTTTCGGGGCGAAGATCCCGCAGCCTCGATGATCCTGTTCGACAATGTGGCGCTGACGAATCGCTATACCGCGATCCCGACGCTGGGCATGACCAACGATCCGGGCAGTCTGGATCTGGGCTGGCGTGTGACCATCAGTTGGGCGGCGATTGCCTTTATCGTGGTGCTGATCGGCGGCTGGCTGGTGCATAAGGCCATCGTCAAATGGGCGCAGGCCACGCAGGATCAGACCGGGCAGCGCCCGACGACATGGTGGATGAGCCTGATTGTGATGGTGCTGCCGTCGCTGCTGCTGATCTGGTATTTCGGTCTGCACATGATCCCGCCGGAACTGAAGGGATTCAACTTCACCGGCGGTCTGAACATCAGCAATGCGCTGGTCGCGTTGTGGCTGGCGCTGACGCTGTACACCGCCGCCTTCATCGCCGAGATCGTGCGCGCGGGCATCCTTGCCATCAGCAAGGGCCAGTCCGAGGCCGCCTTTGCCCTTGGCATCAGCCCGCGACGGACCATGAACCTTGTCATTCTGCCGCAGGCGCTGCGGGTGATCGTTCCGCCGCTGATCTCGCAATATCTGAACCTGATGAAGAACAGTTCGCTGGCGATTGCCGTGGGTTTCATGGAGCTGAAAGGCACGCTGGGCGGCACCACGCTGAACCAGACCGGCCGAGAGCTGGAATCCATCCTGCTGATGATGGGCATCTATCTGATTCTCAGCCTGATCATCTCGTCGGGGATGAATCTCTTCAACGCGCGCGTCAAACTGAAGGAGCGGTAA
- a CDS encoding amino acid ABC transporter permease — MSEIHAQTAQYVRDTMLPPKPPPENDSGVVKWLRSNLFSGPVNTILTILGILIVWLLVNHFWGWFTHSVWNAGSLSECRQLIVERWGEGSTGACWAVIRERWMQFTFGFYPSELYWRPTMAFGLLFVALAPVLFSESRKIRRIVLVTAAVLTLGAMLLLGAPAVWLIFAAAVFAAAIVAAEQRPSLLLIFSLLFPFLGVWWLWGGSLWGPIMALMGLVLGWAAFMLLGRLSPMLAGIGMLLVPLLWWVYLAGAAAQDAERLISLSIPAVASDRFGGFLLSITIGLSGIALSLPLGIVLALARRSDMFLVKTMSVMFIEFIRGVPLIALLFVASLLLNYFLPPGTNFDIILRVIIMVTVFAAAYMAEVIRGGLAALPRGQYEAADALGLDYWKAQRLIILPQALKISIPGIVSTFIGMFKDTTLVTFVGLYDPLKSMSDAVRASTDWKGIYWEPYIFVGVIFFIICFGMSRYSMYLERRLQRDHR; from the coding sequence ATGAGTGAGATTCACGCACAGACCGCCCAATATGTCCGCGACACGATGCTGCCGCCGAAACCGCCGCCCGAAAACGACTCGGGCGTGGTGAAATGGCTGCGGAGCAATCTGTTTTCCGGGCCGGTCAATACGATCCTGACGATTCTGGGGATCCTGATCGTCTGGCTGCTGGTCAATCATTTCTGGGGCTGGTTCACGCATTCGGTCTGGAACGCGGGCAGCCTGTCGGAATGTCGGCAGCTGATCGTCGAAAGATGGGGCGAGGGTTCGACCGGCGCATGCTGGGCGGTGATCCGCGAACGCTGGATGCAGTTCACCTTCGGCTTCTATCCCTCCGAACTCTACTGGCGTCCGACCATGGCCTTTGGCCTGCTTTTCGTGGCGCTGGCGCCGGTGCTGTTTTCGGAATCGCGCAAGATCCGCCGCATCGTTCTGGTGACCGCAGCTGTCCTGACGCTGGGTGCGATGCTGCTGCTAGGGGCACCTGCGGTCTGGCTGATCTTTGCCGCCGCCGTCTTCGCCGCCGCCATCGTCGCTGCGGAACAGCGCCCCAGCCTGCTGCTGATCTTTTCGCTGCTCTTCCCCTTCCTGGGGGTCTGGTGGCTGTGGGGCGGTTCGCTCTGGGGTCCGATCATGGCGCTGATGGGGCTGGTGTTGGGCTGGGCGGCGTTCATGCTGCTGGGCCGCCTTTCACCCATGCTGGCCGGGATTGGCATGCTGCTGGTGCCGCTGCTGTGGTGGGTCTATCTGGCGGGCGCTGCGGCGCAGGATGCCGAAAGGCTGATCTCGCTGTCGATACCGGCGGTGGCCTCTGACCGGTTCGGCGGCTTCCTGTTGTCGATCACCATCGGGCTGTCGGGCATCGCGCTGTCGCTGCCCCTGGGGATCGTGCTGGCGCTGGCGCGTCGGTCCGACATGTTCCTGGTGAAAACCATGTCGGTGATGTTCATCGAATTCATCCGCGGGGTGCCGCTGATCGCGCTGCTGTTCGTGGCCTCGCTGCTGCTGAACTATTTCCTGCCGCCGGGCACGAATTTCGACATCATCCTGCGCGTGATCATCATGGTGACGGTCTTTGCCGCCGCCTATATGGCCGAGGTGATCCGGGGTGGTCTGGCGGCCCTGCCGCGCGGCCAGTACGAGGCGGCCGACGCCCTGGGGCTGGATTACTGGAAGGCGCAGCGGCTGATCATTCTGCCGCAGGCGCTGAAGATCAGCATTCCGGGCATCGTCTCGACCTTCATCGGCATGTTCAAGGACACCACGCTGGTGACCTTCGTGGGCCTGTACGATCCGCTGAAATCCATGTCTGACGCCGTCCGCGCCTCGACCGACTGGAAGGGTATCTACTGGGAGCCCTATATCTTCGTCGGCGTCATTTTCTTCATCATCTGCTTCGGCATGTCGCGCTATTCGATGTATCTCGAGCGTCGGCTGCAGCGTGACCACAGGTAA
- a CDS encoding amino acid ABC transporter ATP-binding protein — translation MSEAITREIDRSHMQVSDEVAISISNMNKWYGTFHVLRDINLTVHRGERIVIAGPSGSGKSTLIRCINRLEEHQAGQIVVDGIELTSDIKNIDKVRSEVGMVFQHFNLFPHLTVLENCTLAPIWVRKVPKKKAEATAMHFLEKVKIPEQANKYPGQLSGGQQQRVAIARSLCMQPRIMLFDEPTSALDPEMIKEVLDTMIELAEEGMTMLCVTHEMGFAQAVANRVIFMDQGQIVEQNNPHDFFNNPQSDRTKLFLSQILGH, via the coding sequence ATGAGCGAAGCCATCACCCGCGAAATCGACCGCAGCCATATGCAGGTCAGCGACGAGGTCGCGATCTCGATCAGCAATATGAACAAGTGGTACGGGACGTTCCACGTGCTGCGCGACATCAATCTGACCGTGCATCGCGGAGAGCGTATCGTCATCGCCGGGCCTTCGGGGTCCGGCAAATCGACGCTGATCCGCTGCATCAACCGGCTGGAAGAGCATCAGGCCGGGCAGATCGTCGTCGATGGGATCGAACTGACCAGCGATATCAAGAATATCGACAAGGTCCGGTCCGAGGTCGGCATGGTGTTTCAGCATTTCAACCTGTTTCCGCATCTGACGGTGCTGGAAAACTGCACGCTGGCGCCGATCTGGGTCCGCAAGGTGCCCAAGAAAAAGGCCGAGGCAACGGCCATGCATTTCCTTGAAAAGGTCAAGATCCCGGAACAGGCCAATAAATATCCGGGCCAGTTGTCGGGCGGTCAGCAGCAGCGCGTGGCCATCGCCCGGTCGCTGTGTATGCAGCCACGGATCATGCTGTTCGACGAGCCGACCAGCGCCCTTGACCCCGAGATGATCAAGGAGGTGCTGGATACGATGATCGAGCTGGCCGAAGAAGGTATGACCATGCTGTGCGTCACCCATGAGATGGGTTTCGCGCAGGCCGTGGCGAACCGCGTGATCTTCATGGATCAGGGCCAGATCGTCGAGCAGAACAACCCGCATGACTTCTTCAACAACCCGCAATCGGACCGGACCAAGCTGTTCCTCAGCCAGATTCTGGGGCACTGA
- a CDS encoding SixA phosphatase family protein, whose protein sequence is MTPLGYRRLILTRHAKSAWDDPTLPDHDRPLNARGRRSALELGDFMASRGYEPEEVLCSSAKRTQETWAMVAQAALEVRPLIRIEPGLYHAGPDKMLTILRSASQPTVMMLGHNPGISELAALLPANTPLDPEFRRYPTCATLVIDFQIDNWSQVQPRSGSVMDFVRFDGRI, encoded by the coding sequence ATGACTCCGCTTGGATATCGCCGGCTGATTTTGACGCGTCATGCCAAATCGGCTTGGGATGACCCGACCCTGCCCGATCACGACCGCCCGCTGAATGCCCGCGGCCGCCGCTCGGCCCTTGAGCTGGGCGACTTCATGGCATCGCGCGGGTATGAGCCGGAAGAGGTCCTGTGCTCCTCGGCCAAGCGCACGCAAGAGACATGGGCCATGGTCGCGCAAGCCGCGCTGGAGGTGCGCCCGCTGATTCGGATCGAGCCGGGCCTGTATCATGCCGGCCCTGACAAGATGTTGACGATCCTGCGCAGCGCCTCGCAACCCACGGTGATGATGCTGGGCCATAATCCGGGCATTTCCGAACTGGCCGCGCTGCTGCCCGCGAATACGCCGCTGGACCCGGAATTCCGCCGCTATCCCACCTGCGCCACGCTGGTCATCGACTTCCAGATCGACAACTGGTCCCAGGTTCAGCCCCGCAGCGGCAGCGTGATGGATTTCGTCCGCTTCGACGGCCGCATCTGA
- the argB gene encoding acetylglutamate kinase, protein MNQDWIATARTLSEALPYLQRYSDAVVVVKFGGNAMGDDDAMAEFARDIVLMKQVGMNPVVCHGGGPMINDLLGKLGIESRFVRGKRVTTKETVDVVEMVLSGLVNKRIVQAINDAGGRAVGISGKDDDMMVCEADDPELGFVGRPVEMNVQIIRDLYTAGMIPVIAPVATGMADNETFNVNGDTAAGAIAGALRADRLLLLTDVAGVKNAQGEVVTQLHPDEVRAMIADGQIAGGMIPKTETALKALQDGVRAVVILDGRVPNACLLELFTEHGAGSIIRSTRPSTRPHGLRQGRSEP, encoded by the coding sequence ATGAACCAAGACTGGATCGCCACCGCCCGCACCCTGTCCGAGGCCCTGCCCTATCTGCAGCGCTATTCGGATGCCGTGGTGGTGGTGAAATTCGGCGGCAATGCCATGGGCGACGATGATGCGATGGCGGAATTCGCGCGTGACATCGTGCTGATGAAGCAGGTCGGCATGAACCCGGTCGTCTGTCATGGCGGCGGACCGATGATCAACGATCTTCTGGGCAAGCTGGGCATCGAAAGCCGCTTTGTCCGGGGCAAGCGGGTCACGACCAAGGAAACCGTCGATGTCGTCGAAATGGTGCTGTCGGGTCTGGTCAACAAGCGCATCGTTCAGGCCATCAATGATGCGGGCGGACGGGCCGTCGGCATCAGCGGCAAGGACGATGACATGATGGTCTGTGAAGCCGACGATCCCGAACTGGGTTTCGTGGGCCGCCCGGTCGAAATGAATGTCCAGATCATCCGCGACCTTTACACCGCAGGCATGATCCCCGTCATCGCGCCGGTCGCCACCGGCATGGCAGATAATGAGACCTTCAACGTCAATGGCGACACGGCCGCCGGGGCCATCGCGGGCGCGCTGCGCGCCGATCGCCTGCTGCTGCTGACCGATGTGGCCGGGGTCAAGAACGCGCAGGGCGAGGTCGTCACCCAGCTGCATCCGGATGAGGTGCGCGCGATGATCGCGGATGGCCAGATCGCGGGCGGCATGATCCCCAAGACCGAAACCGCGCTGAAGGCGCTGCAGGACGGGGTGCGCGCCGTCGTCATTCTGGATGGCCGGGTGCCGAATGCCTGTCTGCTGGAATTGTTCACCGAACATGGCGCGGGCTCGATCATCCGCTCGACCAGACCCAGCACGCGACCGCACGGGTTGCGGCAGGGTCGCTCGGAACCTTAA
- the yihA gene encoding ribosome biogenesis GTP-binding protein YihA/YsxC, with product MKVSFPVAEEPDPAQAEAARLLFAGPVDFLKGVVAMDGLPPADRPEVCFAGRSNVGKSSLINALTGRKGIARASNTPGRTQEINYFTLGDHGYLVDLPGYGFAKAPLAVVAKWQALLKNYLAGRPTLRRAFCLIDARHGVKPVDHEIMTLLDKSAVPFQVVLTKADKLGPNAIKPVIEQVETELQKHPAAFPQLVVTSSEKGQGIATLRAIIAGLD from the coding sequence ATGAAAGTTTCCTTCCCCGTCGCGGAGGAGCCCGATCCCGCACAGGCCGAGGCCGCGCGGCTGTTATTTGCCGGGCCGGTCGATTTCCTGAAGGGCGTGGTCGCGATGGATGGCCTGCCCCCGGCGGATCGCCCCGAGGTCTGCTTTGCCGGGCGCAGCAATGTCGGCAAGTCCAGCCTGATCAACGCGCTGACCGGGCGCAAGGGGATCGCGCGGGCGTCGAATACGCCGGGCCGCACGCAAGAAATCAACTATTTCACCTTGGGCGATCACGGCTATCTGGTGGACCTGCCCGGCTATGGTTTCGCCAAGGCCCCGCTGGCCGTCGTCGCCAAATGGCAGGCCCTGCTGAAGAATTACCTGGCCGGGCGCCCGACCCTGCGGCGCGCCTTTTGCCTGATCGATGCACGCCACGGCGTCAAGCCGGTCGATCACGAGATCATGACCCTGCTGGACAAATCCGCCGTACCCTTTCAGGTCGTGCTGACCAAGGCCGACAAACTGGGTCCGAACGCCATCAAGCCGGTGATCGAGCAGGTCGAGACCGAATTGCAAAAGCACCCGGCCGCCTTTCCGCAACTGGTGGTGACCTCTTCCGAAAAGGGTCAGGGCATCGCAACGCTTCGCGCGATCATTGCCGGGCTGGACTGA
- a CDS encoding MOSC domain-containing protein translates to MTAHLAHIRRHPIKSVGGEDLGQIALQAARRLPGDREWAVLTEAGERHARKSQSDGEPDRWMPKTQFLRGVTGHALQAVKGGWQDRRISLTHPDRPALSFDPVTEGAALLDWLRPLWPGDASPASRLVRGAAIWTDSKWPWISILSLDSLADLETRMGQQIGIDRWRGNLWLKGLPPQAEADLIGQVIHIGSVELRITDHITRCDATSANSETGSRDCQMLDRLQEFYGHTNFGIFAEVVTGGTIQIGDEVRL, encoded by the coding sequence ATGACCGCACATCTGGCCCATATCCGTCGCCACCCGATCAAGTCGGTCGGGGGCGAAGATCTGGGCCAGATCGCCCTTCAGGCGGCACGACGACTGCCCGGCGACCGCGAATGGGCGGTTCTGACAGAGGCAGGCGAACGCCACGCCCGGAAAAGCCAAAGCGATGGCGAACCCGATCGCTGGATGCCCAAAACACAGTTTCTGCGCGGCGTGACCGGCCATGCCCTGCAAGCGGTCAAGGGCGGCTGGCAGGATCGGCGGATCAGCCTGACCCATCCCGACCGCCCTGCCCTCAGCTTCGATCCCGTGACCGAAGGGGCCGCGCTTCTGGACTGGCTGCGCCCGCTGTGGCCCGGCGATGCCTCGCCCGCCTCGCGTCTGGTGCGGGGCGCGGCGATCTGGACGGACAGCAAATGGCCCTGGATCTCGATCCTGTCGCTGGACAGTCTGGCCGATCTGGAAACCCGCATGGGCCAGCAGATCGGCATCGACCGCTGGCGCGGCAATCTGTGGCTGAAAGGGCTGCCCCCGCAGGCCGAGGCGGATCTGATCGGGCAGGTGATCCATATCGGCTCGGTCGAGCTGCGGATCACCGACCATATCACCCGCTGCGATGCGACCAGCGCCAATAGCGAAACCGGATCGCGCGATTGCCAGATGCTGGACCGGTTGCAGGAATTCTACGGCCACACCAATTTCGGCATCTTCGCCGAGGTGGTCACTGGTGGCACCATTCAGATCGGCGATGAGGTCAGATTATGA